The following is a genomic window from Staphylococcus saccharolyticus.
ACACAACGAATATGAAACTTTAAAATATAAACAATTAGGAGAATTAATTGGTGATGACTAATTTGAGAAGATTTCACAATCAACATCGGAATTAGTGTTATCTTATCTTAATCTTAATGACAAGGCACGTATGCCTGTTAATGATTTAGCACCAAAAATTATACAATATTTTGAAAATGAAGCTGTAGCTATTATAACTCGCAGCATAGTGGATAATATTTCACATCATTTACCTGTTATCATGCAAAAAATTAATTTACGACAGTTAATCGAGGATCAAATTAATACATTTGAATTAGGTTATATTGAAGGATTAATTATTGAAATTGCTAATAAAGAATTAAAATTAATCATGTCTTTAGGATTTATCCTCGGCGGTATTATAGGATTTTTCCAAGGTATCATTGCAATCTTTGTCTAAAGGTGACAGATATGTTAAAGTGTTTTGTGAGTGGTTAAAACACAAATTAACTCAAAGGAGTGCAATAACAATGGCAGTAAATTTATATGATTATGCAAATCAATTAGAACAAGCTTTAAGAGATAGTGAAGAATATAAAGCAATTAAAGATGCATTTGCTAAAGTTAAAGAAAACGATGAATCAAAAAAATTATTTGATAAATTCCGTGAAACTCAAATGAGTTTCCAACAAAAACAAATGCAAGGTGAAGAAATCCCTGAGGAAGATTTACAAAAAGCTCAAGAACAAGCTCAAGCAATTGAAAAAGATGACAATATCTCTGAATTAATGAATGCTGAGCAAAAAATGAGCCAAGTATTCCAAGAGATTAATCAAATCATCGTTAAACCTTTAGATGAAATCTATGCTGACTAATATTTATAGTGTATAAAAAAGAGTAGGGCGCTCTTTATGCCCTACTCTTTTTTATACACTATCTCTGAAATTAATATATTGTATTTTAGATTTTTATATTAGTTCAAAATTTGAATATACGAAATGAGATGCTGTGTAAAATTTACTGGTATAAATATATGAAATACGTTTCGTCGTCGACTGGCCTTCCTGAGGTATGGTAAAATAAAAGAATATAAAGTAAAGTTATTTTTTCTTATTAAAAGCTTACTCACGTTACACCAATTTCTTATAAATATTTATTGTTTTTATTTTATATACTACTCATTTATATTCAGGATGCATTATATACATTAACTTTACGTATTTTCTAAGGAGAATGAAACTCATGGTTAAATTTATACACTGTGCTGATCTACACTTGGATAGTCCATTCAAATCAAAAAGTTACTTAAGTCCAAGTATATTTGAAGATGTTCAAAAAAGTGCATATGAAAGTTTCAAAAATATTGTGGATTTAGCATTGAAACAAGAAGTCGATTTTATTATCATTGCAGGGGATTTATTTGATAATGAAAATCGTACGCTTCGAGCAGAGGTGTTTTTAAAAGAACAATTTGAAAGATTGAGGAAAGAACAAATCTTTGTCTATGTCTGTCATGGTAATCATGATCCTCTAACTTCTAAAATATCTACGAATTGGCCTAATAATGTTTCTGTTTTTTCAAATCAAGTTGAAACATACCAAGCGATTACTAAAGATGGCGAAACAATTTATATTCACGGATTTAGTTATCAAAATGATGCGAGTTATGAAAATAAAATTGACGCGTATCCTTCTAGCCAAGGGCAAAAAGGAATACATATAGGAGTTTTACATGGTACTTATAGTAAGTCTAAAGCCAAGGACCGTTATACAGAATTTAGATTAGAAGATTTAAATAGCCGACTCTATCATTATTGGGCTCTTGGTCATATTCATGAGCGTGAACAATTAAGCGATATGCCTGTTATCAACTATCCAGGTAATATTCAGGGAAGACATTTTAATGAGTTAGGAGAAAAAGGGTGCCTCCTAGTTGAAGGAGATCATCTAAAATTAACAACACAATTTTACCCAACACACTATATTAAATTTGAAGAAGCGACGATAGAAACAGATCAAGCATCTAAGCAAGGATTATATAAGGCAATTCAAACTTTCAAGGATAAAGTAAGATCTGAAGGTAAAGCATTTTATAGATTAACAATGTTAATTAATAGTGAAGATGCTATGGCGCCACAAGATCTAATTCAGCTGAAGGAAATGATTACTGAATTTGAAGAGAACGAAACGCAGTTTATTTTTATTGAAGATATAAATATACAATATGTTCAAAATGATGAGGCTCCATTGGTTAATGAATTCTCTTCAGAACTCATTGAGGATGCATCATTATTTAATAGTGCAATGACTGATTTATATCTTAATCCAAGAGCTTCTAAGTATTTAGATGACTATACAGAATTTGATAGAACAGAATTAGTTAATCACGCTGAAAGTCTATTAAGGGATGAAATGAGAGGTGAACAAAATGATAATTAAGTCGTTAGAAATATATGGATATGGTCAATTTGTTCAACGAAAAATTGAATTTAATCGCAAATTCACAGAGATTTATGGAGAAAATGAAGCGGGTAAATCAACGATTCAAGCATTTATTCATTCTATTTTATTTGGCTTTCCAACTAAAAAATCAAAAGAACCTCGGTTAGAGCCTCGTTTAGGTAATCAATATGGAGGCAAACTAGAGCTGATTTTTGATGATGGAATTGAAGCAGAAGTTGAGAGGATCAAAGGTAGTGCCCAAGGTGATGTAAAGGTATATCTTGCAGATGGCACAATTAGAGATGAAGCATGGCTGAATAAGAAACTTAATTATATCTCGAAGAAAACGTATCAAGGAATTTTTTCATTCGATGTTTTAGGATTGCAGGATATCCATAGAAATTTAGATGAGAAACAATTACAAGATTATTTATTAGAAGCTGGTGCACTGGGATCAACAGAATTCACTAGCATGAGAGATACGATTGGTCAAAAAAAAAATGAATTGTATAAAAAGGCTGGAAAAAATCCAATCATTAATCAGCAAATTGAACAGCTTAAATATCTAGAAGGTCAAATACGTGAAGAAGAGAGTAAGTTAGATTCATATCACCGATTAGTAGATGATAGAGATAAATCGTCACGTAGACTTGAACACTTAAAGCAAAATTTAAATCAATTATCTAAAATGCACGAGGATAAGCAAAAGGAAGTTGCTTTACATGATCAAACTCAAGAGTGGAAAAGTTTGGAGCAAGTACTAAATATAGCATCGATTCACTTTCCTGAAAAAGGTATAGATAGATATGAAACAGCAAAATCGCATAAATTGTCTCTTGAAAGAGACATTAGTCTTAAAGAGGAACGTTTGGCTCAATTTAATAAAGATGCCGAAAACATTGAACCTGTTGATCAAAAAGATATCAATGACCTGAATGGTCTCTATCAACAAGAAAATGAAATTAAGCAAAAAGAGTTTGAATTACGCTCTATAAAAAAAGATATTATGGATAAACAGCGTGAAAAGGAACGTTTACAATCTAATATTGGTTGGAATGATGTGCACCACAACGTTGATAGTTCCGAGGCAATGAAAAATTATGTAAGTGAACAAATTTTAGCTAAACAAGAACAAAATGCCTACATTGTTCAATTAGAACGAAGTATTGAAGATAATAAAATTGAACGAAACTCCAATTCAAGTGAATTAGATCAATTAGAACAAGAACTTGTTCCTGAAGAAACTTTTGAAAAGAAAAAAGAGTATTCTCAACAGGTTTTAGAGTTACATGAAAAGGAAAATTTATATGAAAAATTAAAAGAAACTTTTAGAGAAGATCAAGAACGTAAGAAGCAACGTCAAAAGATATTAAGAATAGGATTTATAGCATTAGCAATAATTGGCGCTACATTAAGTGTATTTTCTTTTGTGACAACTAATTTAATTTTCGGTATTGTATTTGCAATTTTAACAATTATCTTTGTAGTAGGTATTTATTTATCAAAAACAAAAGAAGTTGATTATAGCGTAGCGATTAGTCAAGAGATTAATGATTTAGAAAGTCAGTTGACACAGTTAGAAACTAATTATGATTTAGAATTTGATTTAGATTACCAACATCGTATTCATGAACAGTGGCAAAATGCGATTAAAAATAGAGAAATGTTAGAAGAAAAGCATCAATATTTAGAGAGAACGCTTAGTGAGGCACAAGGTCGTCTAGACTCTCTTAAAGAGCGTATTATGCAACTTAAAGAGGAATTAAAACTTTCGCCAAAACTTTCTGATGAATTAATTGTTGAAAGTATTTCAACAATTGGTAATATTAAATCTCACGATAAGTTCATTGAAGAATTAAATCAGCAACGAATTGATTTAGTCAAAGACTTAGATACGTTTTATCAACAATCAGAAAACGTTACTCAATCTCATTTCGCACATTTTAATCAAATGTCATTCTTCCATGATGTGAGACAGTGGTTAAAACATGCTGAAGACAGTAATGAAGCGTGGAAGAAGAATCAGAATGAAACGCAGTTACTTAATAACGAATTAAAACAACTACAAACTCGTCTAAAAGAAAATAATCATATTATTAATGAATTGTTTAATTATATTGATGTAGATAACGAAGAAAGTTTTTACACACATCATCAAAATTATGTAACATATCAAAATAATATGAATCGTTTCAATGATTTATCAAAATATCTTGAAAATCAAAATTATTCATATGAAATGAGTTCTAAATTAAGCGGAAAGACTTCTGCACAGTTAGATAAAGAAGACAGTACTTTAGCAAGACAAGTTGATGATTATAATGATCAATATTTAGAAATGCAAGCTGAAGTTAGTGATTTAAGTGCTAAAATTAGCCATATGGAAACAGATGCGACTTTAGCACAATTAAGACATGAGTACTTTGGCTTGAAGAATAGACTCAATGATATAGCTAAAGATTGGGCTAGTTTAAGTTATTTACAAACATTAGTTGAAGAACATATCAAGCAAATTAAAGATAAGCGTTTACCTCAAGTGATAAATGAAGCGGTATCTATTTTCAAATCTTTAACTAATGATGCATATACAATGATAAATTATTCAGAGGATAATAAGATACGAGTTAAACATTCAAATGGCCAAATATTTGAACCAGTAGAATTAAGTCAATCTACTAAAGAATTATTATATGTTTCGCTTCGTATCAGTTTAATAAAGGTATTAAAACCATACTATCCATTCCCAATTATTGTTGATGATGCATTTGTTCATTTTGATAAAAATAGAAAAGAACGCATGTTAAATTACTTAAGAGAGCTATCTAAAGATTATCAAGTTTTATATTTCACATGTACTAAAGATAACTTGATTCCATCTAAAGAAATGCTCCTTTTAAATAAAATAGAGGAAGGCGGGAAAAAATGAGAAATGTAGAAAATTTAAATCCCGGCGATTCAGTAGATCACTTTTTCTTAATACATCGTGCTACACAAGGTGTTACTGCACAAGGAAAGGATTATATGACGCTTTTCCTTCAAGATAAAAGTGGGGATATTGAAGCAAAACTGTGGACTGTGACAAAAGAAGATATGCAAACGTTAAAACCTGAAGAAATTGTTCACGTTAAAGGTGATGTGATTAATTATCGTGGTCGAAAACAAATGAAAGTGCATCAAGTACGTTTAGCTAAACCTGAAGATAACGTAGCTACGAAAGATTTTGTAGATGGTGCACCTATGACACCTTCTGAAATTCAAGAAGAATTATCTCACTTCATGTTGGAAATCGAAAATGCAAGTTTACAACGCATAACGCGTCATTTAATAAAGAAGTATCAAGAAAGTTTCTTTACTTATCCAGCTGCTAGTTCTCATCATCACAACTTTGCTAGTGGGTTAAGTTATCATGTTCTAACAATGTTGCGCATAGCCAAATCAATTTGTGATATTTATCCATTACTTAATAGAAGTTTGTTATATAGCGCAATTATTTTACATGACTTAGGCAAAGTGAGAGAGTTAAGCGGTACAGTTGCAACGACTTATACGATAGAAGGAAATCTATTAGGGCACATTTCTATTGCAAGTGATGAAGTTGCTGAAACTGCAAAAGAATTAGGCATTGAAGGAGGAGAAGAAGTGATGTTATTAAGGCACATGATTTTAGCACATCACGGTAAGATGGAATATGGTTCACCCAAATTACCACATCTAAAAGAAGCGGAAATCCTGTTCTTTATAGATAATATTGATGCTAAAATGAATATGTTTGAAAAAGCATTCAAAAAAACTGAGAAAGGTCAGTTTACTGACAGAATATTTGGATTAGATAACAGACAGTTTTATAATCCAACAAGTTTAGATTGATAGTATGACATTATACAGAGCCTCTTTAAAAGGAATTATTACTTTGAACGTAATATAATACTTACAAAGAGGTTTTCTATTTTTTATTGTTAACTTTTAATGTAAACAATTTTCAATGTTATAATATTTAAGTCGCCTTACTTTTCTTCTCAGGCGTCATTAGATGAGGAGAAGGGGGTGCATATATGTTATTTGATATCTTTGTACACATCATGACCACAGCAGCAAGTGGTTGTATCGTTGCTTTGTTTACGCATTGGCTACGTTCATCGCAATGATAAAAGTAAATAGGCGACACTCATCACTATAGCCACACCAAAAAATCCCCTTACTACTGCCATAGTAAGGGGATTTGGTGCATATATGTTTGATATCCTTGTTAAGTTAATTATAGCACTTTTAGTTTAAAAAGCAAAATTTTTATTATTTTTACGTTTAAGAGCCAGTACTAGTTAAACCTGATGACCCGCCTTGGGATTGTTGTTGTTTGATCTTATCTGGATCTAGAATAGAATCTTCGATAGCTTTTTTGATATCTCTATCTTTATAATCAACTTTATATTCATCTAATAAGTCTTTATAAGCATCTGTCAGAAGTTTAGGTTTCTTTTGAACTTTTTGTTCTATGATTTTTTGTTTAATACTAAATTTCTCACTATTAAAGTCAGTTTCTTTGTCTGCTTTGATAATATGATAACCATAATCTGTTTTGACAACGTCAGATATTTTTCCTTCTTTAAGTTTAAATAGTGCTTTTTCGAAGCTATCCACCATTTGACCTTTAATAACATAACCTAATGAACCGTCTTTTTTAGCTGAAGAACTATCCATAGATTCTTTCTTCGCTATTTTACCAAATTTGCTTGGATCTTTTTCGACTTCTTTTTGGAGTTTTTCAGCTTTTTCTTTAGCTTTCTTATCTGATAAACCTTCTTTATCTTTATCATTAGATTTAGATTTTACTTTTATTAAGATGTGAGATGCTTTTTTAGAATTATCTTTGATTTCTTTATCTGAAACTTTAACTTTATCAACAAGTAATTGCTTTTGGTAAGCAGAAAGTTTTTTCTGTTCTTTATAGTCATCAAGTGACATACCTTGTTGTTTTAACATTTTTTCAAATTGATCTTTACCACCATATTGCATTTCTTCTTTTTTGATATCTTCATCAATATCTTTAGTATCTATTTTATCTTTATACTTATCGGCTAAAATTTTATTTAATACAATACTAAAAGAAGTATTAGCAACTTGTTCATTACCAATCTTTTTCATTACATCAGCAACTTTAACATCTCCAGCTTTTGATGAAATCAGTGTATTATCTTTTGATTCTGTAGCATTTGAACCACAAGCACTTAGTAAAAGAGCACTAGCAGTTACGGGTACGATGATTTTGTTCATTAATTTCATATTGTTGATAGCTCCTTTATGTATTAATTACCATAAATATAACATATTATTTGAATACTACCAATTAGAACCCCCTTTCCTAAGACTATAGTATGATTGGGAAAGGGGGAAGTTCTATCTTATTTGTTGCTATTTAATATTGCATATTTTATTTATAATTATGAAAAAATCAAGTTAAAGAATTGAAAGTTTTCAAACTTATAGTGATGAACGATTAGCGTTAGGATTGTCTACCTTTTTTAGAATATGAAGGCCAGATTGGTGTTCTTCTACATAATGACCATCATTTGAAAATAAAAGAATCTTTAGATAGAGAATATCCATCATAGAACATCCAATATTTAATGATAATAAGAACATGAAATAATGTCCATATTGAGGTAGATAGATACTTAATAAAACAAAAATACCTGATAAAAAGAAAATTGGTAATATTAAATTAATACAAAAATATATTTTATGAACAGGCGTATTTAGGTAAGTATTAAAATAAGGCACCCATTTCTTATTTGATAGCTTATGCACTTTAAAGGATTTATAATAAGGCAAAAAGAAAAGTAAGTGCACAACTTTATGAATAGGATACATTAATAAGATAAATATTATTAAAATGAAAAAATGTTTATCTGATAAGGGTGTATCTAGAAAATAATACATAACTTCATAACTTACTAAAAAAGTGATAATAGTAGCTACGATACTTAAAAATGCTATTCTTTGTATGCCAAATCTAGCATAAATATCGATTTGCCGAGTACATAAAAACATAATATATGCCTCTTCTCTATGTTAATGTTCGATACGTATTATCTATGTCTTTACAATATTAGTCAATAGGTTTAATGAAGATTAAAAGATGATTTATGCAATTTTAAATAAGATAAAATAACTACCTTTCTGAGTTTATTTAAAAACAAAAAAGCTATGACAATAGCGTCATAACTTTGATAGATTACTTATCTTTAGAAAAGGCGTTGCTCATTTCTTCGCCACGGTTCTGTAAATTTTCAATGTGGGATTGTAATTTTTCAATGTTAGGATTGATATCAGATTTAAAATTACCAATTAATCCTTTAAATTCGTCATCAATTGAACTTCCAAACTCAATACTTTCGTTTTTAATTTGAGAACCATAGTTAAGAATATCATTAAAAGTTTGTTTCATTGTTTCAATTTCACGTTCTAATTCTGATTGAGCGCCAGTAGGTTGGCTTGCATCTATTGTGTTGTGTTTAACGCTATGGTCGTCACGGTTTCTTAAAGCAACTGCAAATCCAGCTGCAGCACCTACACCTAGGCCAAATAAAATTCTTGTGACTTTCATTATTATTCTCCTCACTTCATATGTCGGATAAATGTATTAGTTAACTTATACCCAGTATAACAAGAAATGTGCATGTTTATTTAAATTGTGCTTGAATTTTTTTCGCAATTTCTTTTTTTGTATCATCGTCTAGAGTATCAGTATGTGTTTCCCACTTATATCCAAAGCCATCGATATCGTTTTCATATCTTGGAATTAAATGGAAATGTAAATGAAATACTGATTGATCTGCAAACTCACCATTATTTTGAATAATGTTTAATCCATCTGGGTTAAAGGCAGCTTTAATAGCGTTGGCTACTTTTGGTAAAGCCACGCCCATATGTTTCATTGTTTCTTCATCAGTTTCAAAAATATTTGCTGAAGCTTTTTTTGGTATTAGTAGTGTATGACCTTTTGTAACTTGTGAGATATCAAGAAAAGCATAAACATAGTCATTTTCGTATACTTTAAAGCTTGGGATATCGCCTGAGATAATTTTACTGAAAATAGTTTCTGACATAGCAATGACACTCCTCTTTAAGTTATGTTAGTGAATATTATAGCATTCATTGAATTAAAACAACATTGATGCATGGATTATTTTAGGTCTAAGACATCATTTTTTGATACAATAAGAACGATGGAGGTGCCTTATGACAGTAAAAGTTGAACATCTGACAGGTGGATATGGAAAAAAACCTGTGATTAAAGATATTAATTTTGAATTAAAACAAGGCGAAATTGTTGGTTTAATTGGACTTAACGGTGCAGGAAAAAGCACAACGATTAAACATATGTTAGGACTTATTAATCCTATGGAAGGTTCATTAACCATTTCAGATACAAACATTAATGGTGATATAGAAGTTTATCGAAGAAAGTTATCTTATATACCAGAATCTCCGGTCATTTATGAAGAGCTTACCTTAGAGGAACACATTGAAATGACTGCAATGGCTTTTCAATTAAGTAAAGAAGAAGCCATGTGTCGAGCGGAGCCTTTACTAAAGGTATTTCGTTTAGAGAAAGAACTTCAAGTATTTCCAAGTCACTTCTCAAAAGGTATGAAACAAAAAGTGATGATTATTTGTGCATTTATCGTTGACCCAGAACTATATATTATTGATGAGCCGTTCCTAGGACTCGATCCATTAGGTATTCAATCAATGTTAGATTTAATGGTAGAGAAGAAAAATGAAAATCGTACTGTTCTGATGAGTACACACATCCTAGCAACCGCTGAACGTTACTGTGATAGATTTATCATTCTTGATAAAGGCGAAATTGTTGCCTTTGGTAATTTAGATGAATTACGTGAGCAAACTGGATTAAAAGATAAGACTTTGGATGATATTTATATTCACGTTACACAAGGTGGCAATGCTTATGAATGATGAAGCATTATCTTTATTTAAAAGTAGACAACAGGCGATTCGTAAGGAAAAGAATTACTATAACAAATTTATTTTTAATGGCCATTTCACTGTATTTTTACTCATTTTGTTAGGGGCATTTATCTTTGGTTACGGACAATGGTTACAACACATACCACAACATATTGATTATGCATTATTTGCTAGTCTAGTTGTGGCAATAGTTTCATTATTCCCGATTAGAACATTACTTAAAGATGCAGATAGACTATTTCTGCTTCCATTTGAAAAGCATATGGAACATTATATGAAAGTAAGCTTGATATATAGCTATGGTTCACGAATTGTGTTACAAGTCATATTAATAATTGTTTTTTTTCCTATATTTAATAAATTAAATCATAACCAATTTGGTTTTTATATTGCTTTTGCTGCATGTGCATTAATTTATCCGTACATCGGTTTATTAATAAGATGGGATTGGTTAAAGCTAAATTATAATAAATGGATTATTAATTTATTGTTATTTTTATTTATAGCGTTAACTTACTATTTAATTTTAAAGTTTCACAATTATGTTGCTTTAGTTATCGTACTTTTACTAATAGGTGGAATTATTCTCTTAAAATCGAAAGCTAGACTTCGATTGTTTCCTTGGGAAAAGATGATAGCGATTGAACACCAACACCATACAAATTACTATAAATTTGTAAACATGTTCACGGATGTTAAACATCTTAGAGAATCAGCAGTAAGACGTAGTTATTTAGATTTCCTATTACCTGTGCCTAGAGGGAAAAAATTTAATGAAAATAGAATGTATCTTTTCTTGTTTATACGTAGTTTTGTTAGGGGCAGAGATGTATTTACTATCATATTGAGATTAGTTGTCATAGCTCTAATTTTAATGATTTGGCTCTCAAATCCATTTGTTTCTTTAATTATTGGTTGTTTATTTATGTATATCATATTACTTCAAATGTCTCAGTTTTATACACAACAAGCTTATGGCTTGTGGCCTCAAGTTTGGCCAGTCTCAGATACAAAGGTGATTA
Proteins encoded in this region:
- a CDS encoding YlbF/YmcA family competence regulator, yielding MAVNLYDYANQLEQALRDSEEYKAIKDAFAKVKENDESKKLFDKFRETQMSFQQKQMQGEEIPEEDLQKAQEQAQAIEKDDNISELMNAEQKMSQVFQEINQIIVKPLDEIYAD
- a CDS encoding metallophosphoesterase family protein, translating into MVKFIHCADLHLDSPFKSKSYLSPSIFEDVQKSAYESFKNIVDLALKQEVDFIIIAGDLFDNENRTLRAEVFLKEQFERLRKEQIFVYVCHGNHDPLTSKISTNWPNNVSVFSNQVETYQAITKDGETIYIHGFSYQNDASYENKIDAYPSSQGQKGIHIGVLHGTYSKSKAKDRYTEFRLEDLNSRLYHYWALGHIHEREQLSDMPVINYPGNIQGRHFNELGEKGCLLVEGDHLKLTTQFYPTHYIKFEEATIETDQASKQGLYKAIQTFKDKVRSEGKAFYRLTMLINSEDAMAPQDLIQLKEMITEFEENETQFIFIEDINIQYVQNDEAPLVNEFSSELIEDASLFNSAMTDLYLNPRASKYLDDYTEFDRTELVNHAESLLRDEMRGEQNDN
- a CDS encoding ATP-binding protein; the encoded protein is MIIKSLEIYGYGQFVQRKIEFNRKFTEIYGENEAGKSTIQAFIHSILFGFPTKKSKEPRLEPRLGNQYGGKLELIFDDGIEAEVERIKGSAQGDVKVYLADGTIRDEAWLNKKLNYISKKTYQGIFSFDVLGLQDIHRNLDEKQLQDYLLEAGALGSTEFTSMRDTIGQKKNELYKKAGKNPIINQQIEQLKYLEGQIREEESKLDSYHRLVDDRDKSSRRLEHLKQNLNQLSKMHEDKQKEVALHDQTQEWKSLEQVLNIASIHFPEKGIDRYETAKSHKLSLERDISLKEERLAQFNKDAENIEPVDQKDINDLNGLYQQENEIKQKEFELRSIKKDIMDKQREKERLQSNIGWNDVHHNVDSSEAMKNYVSEQILAKQEQNAYIVQLERSIEDNKIERNSNSSELDQLEQELVPEETFEKKKEYSQQVLELHEKENLYEKLKETFREDQERKKQRQKILRIGFIALAIIGATLSVFSFVTTNLIFGIVFAILTIIFVVGIYLSKTKEVDYSVAISQEINDLESQLTQLETNYDLEFDLDYQHRIHEQWQNAIKNREMLEEKHQYLERTLSEAQGRLDSLKERIMQLKEELKLSPKLSDELIVESISTIGNIKSHDKFIEELNQQRIDLVKDLDTFYQQSENVTQSHFAHFNQMSFFHDVRQWLKHAEDSNEAWKKNQNETQLLNNELKQLQTRLKENNHIINELFNYIDVDNEESFYTHHQNYVTYQNNMNRFNDLSKYLENQNYSYEMSSKLSGKTSAQLDKEDSTLARQVDDYNDQYLEMQAEVSDLSAKISHMETDATLAQLRHEYFGLKNRLNDIAKDWASLSYLQTLVEEHIKQIKDKRLPQVINEAVSIFKSLTNDAYTMINYSEDNKIRVKHSNGQIFEPVELSQSTKELLYVSLRISLIKVLKPYYPFPIIVDDAFVHFDKNRKERMLNYLRELSKDYQVLYFTCTKDNLIPSKEMLLLNKIEEGGKK
- the yhaM gene encoding 3'-5' exoribonuclease YhaM, producing MRNVENLNPGDSVDHFFLIHRATQGVTAQGKDYMTLFLQDKSGDIEAKLWTVTKEDMQTLKPEEIVHVKGDVINYRGRKQMKVHQVRLAKPEDNVATKDFVDGAPMTPSEIQEELSHFMLEIENASLQRITRHLIKKYQESFFTYPAASSHHHNFASGLSYHVLTMLRIAKSICDIYPLLNRSLLYSAIILHDLGKVRELSGTVATTYTIEGNLLGHISIASDEVAETAKELGIEGGEEVMLLRHMILAHHGKMEYGSPKLPHLKEAEILFFIDNIDAKMNMFEKAFKKTEKGQFTDRIFGLDNRQFYNPTSLD
- a CDS encoding foldase protein PrsA, with translation MKLMNKIIVPVTASALLLSACGSNATESKDNTLISSKAGDVKVADVMKKIGNEQVANTSFSIVLNKILADKYKDKIDTKDIDEDIKKEEMQYGGKDQFEKMLKQQGMSLDDYKEQKKLSAYQKQLLVDKVKVSDKEIKDNSKKASHILIKVKSKSNDKDKEGLSDKKAKEKAEKLQKEVEKDPSKFGKIAKKESMDSSSAKKDGSLGYVIKGQMVDSFEKALFKLKEGKISDVVKTDYGYHIIKADKETDFNSEKFSIKQKIIEQKVQKKPKLLTDAYKDLLDEYKVDYKDRDIKKAIEDSILDPDKIKQQQSQGGSSGLTSTGS
- a CDS encoding DUF3267 domain-containing protein; the protein is MFLCTRQIDIYARFGIQRIAFLSIVATIITFLVSYEVMYYFLDTPLSDKHFFILIIFILLMYPIHKVVHLLFFLPYYKSFKVHKLSNKKWVPYFNTYLNTPVHKIYFCINLILPIFFLSGIFVLLSIYLPQYGHYFMFLLSLNIGCSMMDILYLKILLFSNDGHYVEEHQSGLHILKKVDNPNANRSSL
- a CDS encoding YtxH domain-containing protein produces the protein MKVTRILFGLGVGAAAGFAVALRNRDDHSVKHNTIDASQPTGAQSELEREIETMKQTFNDILNYGSQIKNESIEFGSSIDDEFKGLIGNFKSDINPNIEKLQSHIENLQNRGEEMSNAFSKDK
- a CDS encoding HIT family protein, with translation MSETIFSKIISGDIPSFKVYENDYVYAFLDISQVTKGHTLLIPKKASANIFETDEETMKHMGVALPKVANAIKAAFNPDGLNIIQNNGEFADQSVFHLHFHLIPRYENDIDGFGYKWETHTDTLDDDTKKEIAKKIQAQFK
- the ecsA gene encoding ABC transporter ATP-binding protein EcsA; this encodes MTVKVEHLTGGYGKKPVIKDINFELKQGEIVGLIGLNGAGKSTTIKHMLGLINPMEGSLTISDTNINGDIEVYRRKLSYIPESPVIYEELTLEEHIEMTAMAFQLSKEEAMCRAEPLLKVFRLEKELQVFPSHFSKGMKQKVMIICAFIVDPELYIIDEPFLGLDPLGIQSMLDLMVEKKNENRTVLMSTHILATAERYCDRFIILDKGEIVAFGNLDELREQTGLKDKTLDDIYIHVTQGGNAYE
- the ecsB gene encoding ABC transporter permease EcsB; this encodes MNDEALSLFKSRQQAIRKEKNYYNKFIFNGHFTVFLLILLGAFIFGYGQWLQHIPQHIDYALFASLVVAIVSLFPIRTLLKDADRLFLLPFEKHMEHYMKVSLIYSYGSRIVLQVILIIVFFPIFNKLNHNQFGFYIAFAACALIYPYIGLLIRWDWLKLNYNKWIINLLLFLFIALTYYLILKFHNYVALVIVLLLIGGIILLKSKARLRLFPWEKMIAIEHQHHTNYYKFVNMFTDVKHLRESAVRRSYLDFLLPVPRGKKFNENRMYLFLFIRSFVRGRDVFTIILRLVVIALILMIWLSNPFVSLIIGCLFMYIILLQMSQFYTQQAYGLWPQVWPVSDTKVIKGYEQFLYRLMLIIGIIFTLAFTIKYPTMFFFSFFFFLVGLLTKRSAIKKLKYQETLLRD